Genomic segment of Aliarcobacter trophiarum LMG 25534:
TAAATCTTTAGTTGAATATGGTATTGAAGTTGCTATTGTTATTGGTGGTGGTAATATTATTCGAGGAGTTACGGCTGCTGCTGATGGTGTTATTAAAAGAACAAGTGCTGATTATATGGGAATGCTTGGAACTGTAATAAATGGTGTTGCTATGCAAGAAGCTTTAGAGTATAAAGGTCTTAGTGCAAGATTGCAAACTGCTATTAAAATGGAAGAGATTGCAGAACCTTTTATTGTAAGAAAAGCTATGAGACACTTTGAAAAAGGAAGAGTTGTGATTTTTGGAGCAGGAACGGGAAATCCATATTTTACAACAGATACAGGTGCTACTCTAAGAGCTACTGAAATTGGTGCCGATTTACTTATAAAAGCAACAAAAGTAAATGGAGTTTATGATAAAGATCCAATGAAGTTTGCGGATGCAATAAAACTTGATAACTTAACATATGATAGAGCATTAGAGGATCATATAAAAGTTATGGATGATACAGCAATTGCTTTAGCAAAAGATAACAAACTTCCAATAGCAGTTACAAATATGAATGAAAAAGGGAATCTTTTACGAATAGTTCAAGGTGACTATAGTAAGTGTTCGATAGTAAAATAGTTAGAAATAAATTTTAAAAGGAAAAATAGTGGAAAGATTAGAAGAGAGAATTTCAAAAGCTTTAAAGCAAGTTGATAATGATAGATACATTTTAGCAATTGCAGTTGGACAAAGAGCAGACGAGTTAAGTAAAGGTGCAAAACCACTTTTAAGTCATAATACTCAAAAAATGAAATATACAGATATAGCAATTGATGAGATAGCAAGTGGATTGCTAAAAATCAACGGTCTTACTGATAAAAAATAGATTTCTACTTAAGTTGTAGGATTTATGAATTTATTCTTCAAAGAGTTACAGCTAGTAAATACAATTGATAGGGCTAAAGAGGAGCTTAGAAAGCAAATTAATATTAGCTCAAAACTAAATGAGATTATTGATTTTATAATCGAAGCTCATGAGGGACAATTTAGAAAAAGTGGTGAGCCATATTCGGTTCATCCAATTTTGGTAGCAACAATCACAAGTACTTTTTCAAAAGATGAAGATGTTATTGCAACTGCACTTTTACATGATGTTGTGGAAGATACTCCATTTACATTGGAGTATGTAGAAGAGAGATGGGGAAAAAA
This window contains:
- the pyrH gene encoding UMP kinase, with the translated sequence MNKRVLVKFSGEALAGTEGYGIDTKILDYIAEEIKSLVEYGIEVAIVIGGGNIIRGVTAAADGVIKRTSADYMGMLGTVINGVAMQEALEYKGLSARLQTAIKMEEIAEPFIVRKAMRHFEKGRVVIFGAGTGNPYFTTDTGATLRATEIGADLLIKATKVNGVYDKDPMKFADAIKLDNLTYDRALEDHIKVMDDTAIALAKDNKLPIAVTNMNEKGNLLRIVQGDYSKCSIVK
- a CDS encoding DNA-directed RNA polymerase subunit omega; protein product: MERLEERISKALKQVDNDRYILAIAVGQRADELSKGAKPLLSHNTQKMKYTDIAIDEIASGLLKINGLTDKK